In the Dolichospermum flos-aquae CCAP 1403/13F genome, GTTATTCTTGTCTGTTAAAAGCCACTATGAAAATTGGCAGCAGTAAGCTGACCGGGGGTTACATTCAGCAATCGCATCAACTCCACCCCATCAGGACCAAATACCTTCGTATTAGTTGTTCCTAAGGCAGAAACTGTAACATCAGTGGTTGAGTTACCCGTACCGAAAGTGAGCGTTCCAGACAGTCCCAAGTAATCATTTACAGGCGTAAAGTCATTGGCAATGTCAAATCCCTTACCTTGTTCTAGGACAAAGGTATCTCTACCCAGTCCTCCGTAAAGATTGTCGTTGCCAAGTCCACCATAGAGAATGTCATCACCCGCACCACCATAGATGCGATCGTTACCCGCACCACCATAGATAGTGTCGTTGCCATCGCCTCCTTGTATATAGTCAGCAGCAGAACCACCATAAATTGTGTCAGCACCTGCGCTACCGACAATATTAGTTGGAGTCGTGCTAGTGCTGAAGTCTATTACACCAGTTAAGCCCGTGCTGATCTTTGTTCCCGTTCTGACGACAACATCAAAGTTGGTACTGGTTGTATGTCCGTAACCATCATTGACAGAAACGCCTATCGTATTTGTACCCAATGTATTTGCTGTTCCTGTAAATGTTTTGGTAGTGGGGCTAAAAGTCAACCAACTGGGCAGTCCAGACGCGCTGTAAGTGAGAGCATCTCCTTCTGGATCTGAGAAGACATTATTGGGAATGGTGTAGTTAAAGACACTGGTGTTATCTACTGTCTGTAAGGGAATCGGTGTATTGATAACTGGCGCTTCGTTGAGGTCATTAACGTTGATAGTCAAAGCCTTATCGAAGGTCAGTCCACCATTGTCGGTGGTTCTCACCCGGATGTTGTAAATGGATTTGGTCTCAAAATTTGGGGAAGCCTTGATTTGCAGTTGATTCTGGCTAATAGTGAAAGCTGCATTGTCATTAGTGCCAGGAACAAAGCTATAGGTGAAAGTATCGCCGATAGTCGGGTCAGTAGTGCTAAAAGTCCCGACTAGGCTATTGGCAGTGACATTTTCATTCGTGCTGGTCGCACTTAAAGTCACGTTGCTAGGGGCGCTATTAAGATTTAGTCCTACCAATACTGGATCATGATCAGAAGCACGGAATTGGTCAGCATTGTATAAACTGATGATTTGCCCTGCTGACTTAAACTCAGTATTGTAATCTAAAACCGTAGGTTCATCGGCATTAATGTGCCATTTTTCTGCTCCTGTAACTTGGGTGGCTAAACTGTTGTTACCTAAAGCATGATCAAGCGCACCTACTTGTCCATCAAAAACGTAGGAATAAGAGGTATTGGATAACAGGTTGCCATATCCAGCGCTGGCTAAGGTTGTAATGGGGTCTTCTTGGGCATAGGCGTTGAAGTCTCCCAACAGTAAATAATCAGCGTCATTGGTGCCTGTGGGTTTTGTGGCTAACCATTGTGCTAAATCCTGTGCTTGACGGGTGCGAGTGCCATTAGATAAACCTTGACCATCTCCAGCGTCAGCATCACCAACACCACCAGAACTAGAACCTTTAGATTTGAAGTGATTGACAACGGCGGTAAATAGTTCACCAGTGGAGATTTGTTGGAATGTTTGCGCTAGGGGTTTACGTCCAACTACGTCAAATGCACCAGTACCGTAATTATCGGGCATAGTTGCCGCAGCACCAACTGGGGTAACTTTGCTAGACTTGTAAATTAATCCTACAGCGATCGCATCACTTCCCAAACTAGCGTCAGGATTAATAAAGGCATAAGTACCAGCGCCAGCAATCGCATTTAATCCATTAATTAAATCCTGAATTGCACTGGTAGAACCATAACCATCATTTTCTATCTCCATTAATCCCATCACATCAGCGCCGGAATTAATAATGGCTTGGATAATTTTGTCGCGCTGACGATTAAACTCAGTTACATTGTTAGCACCTCTAGGAGTCGGGAAACCTCCACCAGTCCCATTACCATTGAAATAGTTGAGAACGTTAAAACTAGCTACTTTGAGCGTACCACCCACTGCGGGAGGAGTATTTGGGCGGGCATTGCTGGGAGTAAAGTTAACACCTGTAGAGGTTTGGATACGATACCCTTCAAAACGCTCATCTAAAATTCCCGTAATATTAGCAACAGTATCACCACTGCGGAGGGTATTAGCAGCACTGAGAGGATTACCACCACGACCGAAAATGGTGGGGTCTAAGTTTTGAGTCCCGCTACCGTCATCTAAGTAGATTTTGCGTTTGGCAATATCAGCTTGATATGCTGCGTACCCACTCACACTAGCCGCATTAAATTGAGTATATTGGTCAAGTCGGGCATCTGTTCCCGCTTGGTTACTAGACCCATCAGCCGCCAAAACTACTTGACCAAAACGTCCTAATTGGTAATTTTCGGTAACGGTGAGGTTGCCACTGCCAGCACTAATATTAACTAACATCCCTTCATAGCGTTCTAAATCACTAACGCTAGTAACGGGTAACTGAATATTAACTGCTGTGGGTAATATGCTTGCTCCCAAATTCGCAACAGTTCCCGAAGTGATATCCAGTTGAGTTAAACTGCTGATATTGCCATTGCTGGTGCTAGTAAATTCCTTAACAGTTCCAGTGATGCGAACTTTATCGCCGACGTTACCTGTAAATTTCCCTGATGGGTCATAAACAAAGATTGCTTCTGATGTAGCAGAGTTACCATCACCATCAGCATCTTCTTCTTGAACGTAGAAGCCGTTGAGTTTGGTAGCACCTAGAAAAGCACGAGTAACAATACCTTCAATGGTTTGTGTTCCACCAAAAGCAGAGTTAAAAGTTGAGCCGGTTCCTTGAATATCACTGACATAAGTCGGTGGCTTGATTTCAAATACTGCAACGGTCTTACTAACTTCGTTAGCGGTAACTAACAGAGGTTTACCTGTGGGACTATCTGCGGCAGAAATAAAGGTTAATCCTTCAATGGCAACATCTTCGGGTGTGTTGATATACTGGATAAATTTGGGCTGGTTAGGATTGCTGACATCATAAACAATGACATCTCCTGTCCGTTCTAAACCAATAAAGGCATAAGTCCGACCGTTGATAACTCCAACTACAACACCTTCTGGTTCGGGTCCTTTGTTGTCGCTGCGGCTGTCGAAGCTGGCGGTTGTACCATCGGAGTTAAATAGGGTTGGGACTTTTGTAGCTGTGATTTGTTCCAGTTGCTCGCCACTATCAAATACTTGAGTCCCGTTACTATTCCAAATAGAGAAGGAACGCGCCCCAAAGGATTCAATCCGATCCATATCTCCGTCTCCGTTGGTGTCTCCTGTGGCGTTGGTTAGTTGTAAACGTCCCAAGTTAGCGTTTAGTTTCAGGGTTGCTGCATTGGGGAAAACTGTTGGATCTAAAACATATCCGGCTGCACCAACGCGAATTTCTTCATTAAATCCTGTATAGGCACGGGAATCACCTTCGTTGGCAGTGATGTAGTAGGCTTGACCATTAATGCTAAAACTAGCGATCGCATCTGGTTGATATAATCCAAATACAGGCCAGTTTTGAATATTAATCCCACCATCTTGATCACTAGCATCTATGCCATTACCGGGAAGACTATAATCTTTTACACCCAAGGGGATAATTTGGGTAATTGTAGCAGTGGCAATATCCAGAATAGCGATCGCATTGTTTTCTTGCAATGTAATCCGCGCTGTTAAACCATCGGGTGCTACAGCAATGTATTCTGGTTCTAAATCCTGGGCAACTGTCGAACCGGGTCCGGTAATTCTCACACCAGATGCTTTTAAGGATGCAATCTGACTATTAAAACTGGTAAAAGTGGCAGTTTGTACTGTAGCACTGGCAACACCACCAGCAATATTGATAATACTAACAGAACCTTCTGGATCAACTGAATTAGCTTGTCCGTAGCTGTTGGGTTCTCCCTCATTGGCCACTAATACCTTTGTGCCATCAGGGGTAAAGGTGAGCATATCTGGCAATGCACCCACATCTACTGCATTGATAAAGCTACCATTGCCGGCATTAAAAAAGGCGACTTTCCCTGTTTGTTGGGCAAGGGTTGTAGTGTTCTGCACTGCATAAGCTACAGCAACCACACCATTTTTCACCGCCACACTGTTGGGAATTAATGCCGTACCCGCAGGAGGTGTGATTGTGGGTGTCAAACTACCAGCTAAAGCCAGAGTGCCAGTATTGCTGACGGTATAAAATTCAATGATATTACCAGCAACGACGAATAGGCGATCGCTAACTGGGTCAAAAGCCGATATTTCCGCCCCATTAACACTGGTAGCGCCACCGACTTTGGTTAAAACGCTGGTGTCATTGTTGGTAATAGTAATATTTTGGGAAGTTGTCACCCCCAAAGAGATGCCCGCAGATGGTGTACTAATTGTTAAAGTTGCGGTTTCTGTTCCTTCAACTACGGCATCATCAGCCACAATAAAGGAGACAGAACCGGAAGTTTGTCCACTGGCAATAGTAATTGTAGGTTTGCTGAGGTAATAATCGCTGGCTGTAATCCCAGTTCCTGATACACCTAAGTTAACAGTTTGATTACCGGAAACCGCACTAGAAGCGGTAGCGGTAACAGTGATAATTATTGTTCCTGCTTCTGTACTAGCATTGGAACTGACAGATAAGTTAACTGTAGGTGTTGCCGGGACATCATTATCAGTGATGGTGATGTTTTGTGAAGTGGTGCTGCCTAATATCAAACCACTTGAAGGGCTACTGATGGTTAATGTTGCAGTTTCTGTCCCTTCTACTAAAACATCATCAACAACAGTAAAAGTGACAGAACCTGTGGTTTGTCCATTGAGGATAGTAATAATGTTATTGGTGAGGGTATAATCACCGGACGTGATACCTGTTCCGGTTACACCTAAGTTAACTGTTTGATTACCAGAAACGGCACTAGAGGCTGTAGCGGTGACTGTAATTACAGTTGTACCTGTTTCTGAACCAGTGTTGGAACTTATAGACAAGTTAACTGTAGGTGTTGTAGGAACAGACGTAGACGCAGAAAAACTAACATTATCAATTGCTAGTCCATCATCATTCCCCGCATCGTTAGAATCTGACCAACGCAGCCACAGAGTCTGTCCAGGTTGCCAAGAAATGCCTGTAATAGTAGAACTGAGGGAGGTTTGATTAGCTGCTGAGTTACCATCTAGGGATACATCAGGAGTAATAGTTTGATTTCCTCCAGGACCAACTAAGTTTAAAGCAGTGACAGAAGTAAATGTTCCATTATTAATAGCAGTGTTACCAATGCCATAGGAAAAGGCTGTAATATTTTGAACCGCACTACTATTTCTACCGTCTCTCCACCACTCACCTATATAGCTGAGGGTAAATCGAGTTAATATATTGCCTGTATTATTGACTAGCTCCAATCCAAAGATAGATGTTAAAGAACCAGAAGCAAATGAGCCTAACGCTCTTTCATTAGATCCTGTAGCTCCAAATAGAATCGTGTCACCTGTGGTAACTGCTCCTGTATGTACTCGAAGGAAAGTATTAGCATTTGTATCTGATTCAATAAATGTCCAACCAGTGGGCAATGTAGTAGCAGCAACAGTAGCTATATTATTCGCAGGCACAGTCGTAAAGAGATTATCAAAATTCTGAGAGTAAGTACCACCCTGATATGAAGCTGCTGGCATTTTTAGTTTCTCCTTAAAAAATTAGTTAGCTGGTAAATGAAAGCTATTTCAGAGGGAACAGGGAACAGGCAACTTTCTAACAGGAAAAACTCATGTTTAAAAACATGAGATTGAAATAATGACACTGTTTTTTTCGGGCTACGCATCTTTTAAAAACATCTTTTTTTTGACAGAGGCTCTAAACTGGTGCAAATGAGTGTTTCTTATCTGTTCCCTGCGATGCACTGAGCTTGTCGATAGCGAAGCGTGGCGTAAGCCATAGTGTTCCCTTTTCCCTTCTTTTCTAAATGTTTTTGATTAGCGATCGCTATATTCAGCAGAAGATGGTATTATGTTGTTGTAGACAGCAAAAGATAAACTACAAAAATGAGATTTGTAGTTAGGGTGATAGCGAAGCGCTGCTGCAAGCAGTTCGCTTGGGATTTATCGAGATTAATTTTCAGCAATTGCTAAAAAACAACCGTATTACTACTTGTTTGTCGTAAATTTTTCTGTCAATAATTAGATTATCCCAGTAAGATTAAGAAGTAATTAGGAGAAAATTAAATAACAGTTAATATTAATGCCGTATTTATACTAATAAAATCTGAATTTGTCATTATTCAATAAATATCAAATATTCCCCTATCATCGGCTGATCTGTGTAAGTAGGTGAACACAATAAAACCAAACTGTGTAAAGAAACGTAAAATCGCTGAAAACTTCTTTACTCTTGCCTCTTGCCTCTTGCCTCTTGCCTCTTGCCTCTTGCCTCTTGCCTCTTGCCTCTTGCCTTGCCATAACGACAATTTTCAACGCCAACCTAGTTAATTGATTGATTGATAATTCACCAGCAATATCAAAATTACTATTAATTTATACCCAATTCTTTAGAAGTAATCATACAAAAGCGATCGCGTCCTTCTTTTTTAGCACGATAAAGTGCGTCGTCTGCTGTTTTAATGAAGAATGCAGCCGGAATATCAGCAGTAGGAATTAAAGTAGCAATTCCTAAACTGACCGTAACATATTCACTTACCTCAGAAGCTGAATGCAAAATTGCCAATATTTTCACTTGATCACGGATTTTTTCGGCTACAACTATTGCACCTTCTGCATTTGTATTTGGTAAAATTACTACAAATTCTTCTCCTCCATATCGCGCTACTAAATCACTAGGTCTTTTAATAGCTTGACTCATGGCAAAAGCCACTTTTTGTAAACAACTATCTCCCGCTTGATGTCCGTAAGTATCGTTATATCGTTTAAAAAAATCTACATCACACAAAATCAGGGAGAGTGCAGATTTGTCCCTGGCCATGCGTCCCCACTCTTGCTGCAAATATTCATCAAATCGGTGACGATTAGGAATTTGCGTGAGGCTGTCGTAATTAGCCAGACGGTAGAGAGTTTGATTTTCGGCTTTAAGGTTCAGATCATCTTGCCAAATTACAATTCCAGTTGTCATTCCTAATAAAGTTATTGGTGCAGCCACAGGTAGCCAATAATTGATTTTTAGCATGAGCAAACTGAAAATTTCCCAGAGTACACATAGCCCTATACAGAATCCTAATTTTTTCCTAGAATGCCAACGAACAATTACTAAACCCCAGACTGGACCTGCTAA is a window encoding:
- a CDS encoding ExeM/NucH family extracellular endonuclease — translated: MPAASYQGGTYSQNFDNLFTTVPANNIATVAATTLPTGWTFIESDTNANTFLRVHTGAVTTGDTILFGATGSNERALGSFASGSLTSIFGLELVNNTGNILTRFTLSYIGEWWRDGRNSSAVQNITAFSYGIGNTAINNGTFTSVTALNLVGPGGNQTITPDVSLDGNSAANQTSLSSTITGISWQPGQTLWLRWSDSNDAGNDDGLAIDNVSFSASTSVPTTPTVNLSISSNTGSETGTTVITVTATASSAVSGNQTVNLGVTGTGITSGDYTLTNNIITILNGQTTGSVTFTVVDDVLVEGTETATLTISSPSSGLILGSTTSQNITITDNDVPATPTVNLSVSSNASTEAGTIIITVTATASSAVSGNQTVNLGVSGTGITASDYYLSKPTITIASGQTSGSVSFIVADDAVVEGTETATLTISTPSAGISLGVTTSQNITITNNDTSVLTKVGGATSVNGAEISAFDPVSDRLFVVAGNIIEFYTVSNTGTLALAGSLTPTITPPAGTALIPNSVAVKNGVVAVAYAVQNTTTLAQQTGKVAFFNAGNGSFINAVDVGALPDMLTFTPDGTKVLVANEGEPNSYGQANSVDPEGSVSIINIAGGVASATVQTATFTSFNSQIASLKASGVRITGPGSTVAQDLEPEYIAVAPDGLTARITLQENNAIAILDIATATITQIIPLGVKDYSLPGNGIDASDQDGGINIQNWPVFGLYQPDAIASFSINGQAYYITANEGDSRAYTGFNEEIRVGAAGYVLDPTVFPNAATLKLNANLGRLQLTNATGDTNGDGDMDRIESFGARSFSIWNSNGTQVFDSGEQLEQITATKVPTLFNSDGTTASFDSRSDNKGPEPEGVVVGVINGRTYAFIGLERTGDVIVYDVSNPNQPKFIQYINTPEDVAIEGLTFISAADSPTGKPLLVTANEVSKTVAVFEIKPPTYVSDIQGTGSTFNSAFGGTQTIEGIVTRAFLGATKLNGFYVQEEDADGDGNSATSEAIFVYDPSGKFTGNVGDKVRITGTVKEFTSTSNGNISSLTQLDITSGTVANLGASILPTAVNIQLPVTSVSDLERYEGMLVNISAGSGNLTVTENYQLGRFGQVVLAADGSSNQAGTDARLDQYTQFNAASVSGYAAYQADIAKRKIYLDDGSGTQNLDPTIFGRGGNPLSAANTLRSGDTVANITGILDERFEGYRIQTSTGVNFTPSNARPNTPPAVGGTLKVASFNVLNYFNGNGTGGGFPTPRGANNVTEFNRQRDKIIQAIINSGADVMGLMEIENDGYGSTSAIQDLINGLNAIAGAGTYAFINPDASLGSDAIAVGLIYKSSKVTPVGAAATMPDNYGTGAFDVVGRKPLAQTFQQISTGELFTAVVNHFKSKGSSSGGVGDADAGDGQGLSNGTRTRQAQDLAQWLATKPTGTNDADYLLLGDFNAYAQEDPITTLASAGYGNLLSNTSYSYVFDGQVGALDHALGNNSLATQVTGAEKWHINADEPTVLDYNTEFKSAGQIISLYNADQFRASDHDPVLVGLNLNSAPSNVTLSATSTNENVTANSLVGTFSTTDPTIGDTFTYSFVPGTNDNAAFTISQNQLQIKASPNFETKSIYNIRVRTTDNGGLTFDKALTINVNDLNEAPVINTPIPLQTVDNTSVFNYTIPNNVFSDPEGDALTYSASGLPSWLTFSPTTKTFTGTANTLGTNTIGVSVNDGYGHTTSTNFDVVVRTGTKISTGLTGVIDFSTSTTPTNIVGSAGADTIYGGSAADYIQGGDGNDTIYGGAGNDRIYGGAGDDILYGGLGNDNLYGGLGRDTFVLEQGKGFDIANDFTPVNDYLGLSGTLTFGTGNSTTDVTVSALGTTNTKVFGPDGVELMRLLNVTPGQLTAANFHSGF